The Rhizoctonia solani chromosome 13, complete sequence nucleotide sequence ATATCTCCGGCCATCAACCCCGATATGGATAATATCTACGATTATTTCGGCATGAGTTTTTTAAGCATATATATGTTTCGACACACATGACTTCTCCGTTGAATGAATGGGGAGCAAGACTTTCGCACCGTCTTAATTCAATAACCTCATTGCCATCATTGTAACGTTCCAGGACCCCAAGAAAGAAAGGGAAAAGAATGTTGGATACCGATTGTATTCGGCCTACGTTATAAGTCTGAATCAATGGATGTTGATTGGATCACCGAGTGCGTTCCAAGAAATTTTTCTTGGGTATTTGCTGATAAATGACCAATACAGTGTCCTGCGTTCTTCGTAAACATGGAAGAGAGCCGCGGAATGGTCCGTAGTTATATCGGCTGAGCCTTGGGTGCCGGAAAGATGCGAGGCCTATCACCTGGGATCCTATAATCTTTTGCAAAGCTACAAGCGATAGAAAACGGTGATGAAACAATATGTTACATACGCCATCCCTGAGAGATGACACCACTGGCAATTTAGCCACTATTCGacttgatttttgagttCCGAGGATCTCGCGATAAGTTGTCTGCAAAATACGCAGTTATAATAGGGGAGATGGAACTTTTGTGCTAACGCCTATGTATGTTAAACTTTTAGACCAAGTTTTAAATTACCCAGTCCAGACATCAAATGCTTACGTCCTCGGCAACACCAATCAAGATCGAACACGGCCCGGCAAAAAAAAGGTCAATTGGTTCAACAGGGTCTCAGGGACAATTCCTGACGTCACCACCCCAAATATAACCGAGACGATGCTTACATGAGTGCCATTCTTCTCTCTTTCGCTGTGATTTCCATCGTACAGAGTGTTTGCCATCATGGCCAACGAACGCGAGAGACAACCAGGCGGTGACTCGCAGGCCAATCATGGGCCTAATGCAAGGGCGCACGAGGGACTCCGCCTGCCTTCATTGGGGATGTCACACCAGTCTCGGAGCGACCTTTTCAGAACGGACGAAGGCCCACCTCCCACTCCACCATATCAGCTCGATGTTTCCAAGTCGCAAGAGGTCATCGAGCGATCACAGCCCCCAGACTATGAGCGTGAAGGCAAAGAAAAGCCTCACGTGCGCATTCCAGACGAGGTTGCTAGGCCGCCAAGACCGGCTTTTCATCGTGGAGCATCGTCGATGAGCTACGCGCCGAGTGTGGCTGGGAGTGACTTTGACGATGACTTTGAGGAAGAGGTCTATGACTGGTCCGATGACGATGATTTGCTCGAGGAAGAGGCCAAGTTTGAACGCACCACCGGTCAGCGCAAAAAGGTCCGCACCGGGTGCGGTTTCACCAGGTACGCGAGTCTCGAACCTTCATTCTACATTTGTTAATCTTCTGCACTAGAATCGttattttctttttctctACGCTCATTGGCTCCACTATCACCGCTGGTCTGCTTGCCACAGCTCCCATCCTGCTTCGTATCTATTATCTGAAACCACACCGCACCGAACATCGCACCTACGTAACCGACACCGTTTCTGCTTGGCTTTTCTGGGCAGCTGCCAACGTGCTTGTGTCTTGGTACATTGCCGTACTTATCGATCTTGTCCCCCACATTATTGCCTTTGCCGTGGATACTGTCTGGGGCACCGTTTCGGAGCAGCTCAAGTCCAGGATCGAGACCTATAACGCAACCAAAGGATGGATTAAGCCTCCATTTTATGCTGCTACTGCCTGGGTTGCTTGGTACATTCTTTTCGCTAAAATATTCAAGCTCTACAACCCCTCGGACGAAGATGCCAGTGTCGCTTCCTACACTCCGATCGTAAGTGGAGCGCGTTTTTGGGGTCCTCATCTGACATCTGATCTCATTTCCTTTTTCGGCAGATTTATCAAGTCATTATGTTCATTTTCTTCTTGACGCTCTTGTATTGCGCGCAAAAGATGATCACCCAATTCATTGGTGAGTCTATTCTTCTTGTTTATGCCTCTATGCTAACCCCCACTCTAGCCCTCTCGTTCCACAGGACCGCATATCAAGAACGTCTTGATGCTGTCAGCACAGTCATCAAAGTCATTGACCATCTCAGGGACTACAAACCCAAACGCAAATCCCACCATCCGAACCAGTCCTCTAGCTATTTCGGCGGACGGATCGAGCGTGACCCGTTGATGATGGAAGAAGGCGTCTCCGAAGGCGccaagggcaaaggaaaGCGCACGAGCAAAGGCTGGTTCAAGTCGTCGGACAAGAAACGGGCCCAATCGCGCTCCCGCTCGAGTTCTCCCGTCGGGTCGCACAGGCATTCGTATCCCCCAGACAAACTACGCCCGACAAGGACGGAGCAGACGAGCTTCTCGCACAGGCCGCGCGAACAGTCAAACGAGCTGTTTTGCACGATGCTAGGAATATGCGCGGTCAGAATGCCGCTGGTACTGGTGCCAACGAGGAAGACGAGACCGGACTCAAGTTCAAGATTGGTAGCACAAAAGAGGCCAAGGTGGGTGCCTTTTTTGCACACACTCGTTTATTCTCATTGAACATGAAATAGAAAATCGCTCGTGACATTTACTATAACCTTAAAGCGGATCGCCGTCGCAACTACCTCATCCCTGCCGACTTTTTCCCTGCCTATCCTACCCCAGATGATGCGCGTGCAGCATTCAAGGTCTTTGACAAGGACGGAAACGACGATATCACCCGTGCCGAAATCAAGACTATGTGCGTAAAGGTTTATCGCGAGCGTAGGTTCTTGAGTCGCAGTATGAAGTAAGTTTGGCCTTGTCGGGTATCAAGAGCAGAATTAACTTGGGAACGACAGGGATATCAGCGCCGCTATCCAGACACTTGACAGAATTTTGCTATTCTTTGCAGCTGTCATCTTGTTTTTCAGTAAGTTGAACCGGTCGATATTCTCGATGTATACTGATTGCTGCCCAGTCTCGTTGAGCGTTTTTGGTGTGGCCATTGGCGATAGTCTTACTTCAGTCTATTCGCTTGGTATTGCTGCGAGTTTCATCTTCAAGAACGCCGCTAGCTCTGCTTTTGATGCGATCATGTTCATCTTGTTACTCAGTGAGTCTTTCTTCTAGCCTGTGGTGGATAGATTTATTGAAACTTTTAAAGTCCGTTTGATACTGGCGACCGTGTTTTTATTGAACAAGAGAATTTGATTGTTAAACGCATGGGGCTTTGCGACCGAGTTCGTCCGTGCCGATGGAACCACGCTGTACTACTTCAATAGTAACCTTTTCACCAAGTTTATGTACGCCCCCGATTCTTTCCTTCGTTGACGTATGCACTAATAGTTTCACATCATAGCACAAACGTCAGACGAAGTGGGGTACGTCGCTTATTTCTTCTCGTCGTATGAAAACTGACATTATTTCACAGAAACTTCGAAGGTCTTACCTTGCAAGTCGACTGGCGCACACCGCTCTCCAAACTCGATGAATTGGAGACCAAGATGAACGAATGGCTTGCATCGGATGACAGGTGGTACAATCCCCCGACCAGTGTGGTCCTGCAACATATCGACTTTCAGGGTGTTTGGAGTTGACGATGGGTATCCCTCACAACGGGTGCGTTCTTGCATATTTGCGAAATAACTAGCCCGTTTTAACTTGAAACTCGCAGCACATGGCAAGACTGGGGCATGCGCAACGCACGCAAAACTGCCTTCCACGCTGCCGCTCAATTCTACTGCCGACAGCTGGGCATCACATGCAACAACTCACCCAGCCCGTCCTCGTACAACAGTCCCGCCCCGAACTCGAACAGCGTTTGCGCTCCGAGGACAGGGAAGAGGTGACAGATTTCCTCGGTTCGAGCGAGAACTTGGCCAGTCCCGGGGACGAGCCTACAGGAGAAACGGGGGCCGGTTTGGCTGCTCCCGATTCGGCCGCTCCGGGCGCTACGACCGTCACCCCAAGCTGGTGCACTCGGGTTCGTTCCTCCTCCCGAAGAACAAAATCGTTTGAGGCAGAGAAAGATGAAGAGCCGCAAGGGCGCGAACAGGGGTATGGCCGAGGGTTAGATTATTCTCACGCACATCACCCCTTGGTGGGCGCAGTATACGCTCCTGGTTTTGTAGATGTCTTTTACATCCTGTTTTCCTATACGTACATACACACATGTGTTCACGACTGGCTTGTTTTgttgctttttttttttgttcgcATACTCGTACATTTGTGCACTCCACCCAGTAGTTATTTCtgttttctctctctctctctcttgtTTTGCTAGCCTGTATGTAGGTAGCAGTCGGGACTACAAACACATTTCGGTGATAAACCGTACACATCACTAGCATGATCCAATATAAGTAAGGCAACACCACATCCAATCTAGTTGGCCAATGATTTACAAAATCGGTCCTTCATCAAGCGTGAATGGGGTAGTGGTAACCTTAATCGTTGCCAGAATTCAATTCGATTAGCCAGGGGTTCGATTCCCCTTTCACGCAGTCTTTTTTTAGCTAGTTCTTGACCCCATATCGATATCGTTTGGGCATAtcttttgtttgttttttgaGTTACCGCCGTTTTTTGTTAACATTCATAACCATTTAGAACTAAAGAGACCAGGGATAACTTGCGCCCCATACAAACTTGCTATGGTTCGTATTCGAGTGGGGTGTCGAACTATTTACCAGTCAAATGTATTCACTACCAAACAAAAATACACCTCAGGAGAACTCCGGTTGCTAATATAACCTGGAAATCCTCTGACGACTGTTCGGGGCGTCATGCCATCGCCAATATGGAGCCTtattgtaattactcttcatTGGCTCGAAAATTATGCACGACCGCTCCAGGTGTGAGGAAACTTTATCAATGGACAAAAAAAGTCACAAAACAAAATAGTCAAGTAGAGGAGGTGATCTCTTTGAAGTATTCATAAAGTTACAATGTTCAAGTGGTGCTGAGAAAATGATTGTTTATTTATCTTCGACAAATACCAGACAAATATTGCGACAATAACTAAGTAAATGCGCGATAAACGCTCTACCGCAAATACATAAGCAAGCTG carries:
- a CDS encoding mechanosensitive ion channel protein, whose translation is MANERERQPGGDSQANHGPNARAHEGLRLPSLGMSHQSRSDLFRTDEGPPPTPPYQLDVSKSQEVIERSQPPDYEREGKEKPHVRIPDEVARPPRPAFHRGASSMSYAPSVAGSDFDDDFEEEVYDWSDDDDLLEEEAKFERTTGQRKKVRTGCGFTRIVIFFFSTLIGSTITAGLLATAPILLRIYYLKPHRTEHRTYVTDTVSAWLFWAAANVLVSWYIAVLIDLVPHIIAFAVDTVWGTVSEQLKSRIETYNATKGWIKPPFYAATAWVAWYILFAKIFKLYNPSDEDASVASYTPIIYQVIMFIFFLTLLYCAQKMITQFIALSFHRTAYQERLDAVSTVIKVIDHLRDYKPKRKSHHPNQSSSYFGGRIERDPLMMEEGVSEGAKGKGKRTSKGWFKSSDKKRAQSRSRSSSPDGADELLAQAARTVKRAVLHDARNMRGQNAAGTGANEEDETGLKFKIGSTKEAKKIARDIYYNLKADRRRNYLIPADFFPAYPTPDDARAAFKVFDKDGNDDITRAEIKTMCVKVYRERRFLSRSMKDISAAIQTLDRILLFFAAVILFFISLSVFGVAIGDSLTSVYSLGIAASFIFKNAASSAFDAIMFILLLTQTSDEVGNFEGLTLQVDWRTPLSKLDELETKMNEWLASDDRVFGVDDGYPSQRHMARLGHAQRTQNCLPRCRSILLPTAGHHMQQLTQPVLVQQSRPELEQRLRSEDREEVTDFLGSSENLASPGDEPTGETGAGLAAPDSAAPGATTVTPSWCTRMKSRKGANRGMAEG